TACGTATATCGTTTCATCTAAGaacttaaactattttaaaaagtaaagtacttttaatatattcaCTTATGAATAATGGTGAGACTCAAATGTACGATAAATATAAAGAACACTTGCCTCCTCGGATAACATGttgaatattatgaattttttatctaaacatttaaattgtcaaagaaagaatatttttttatttatttaagtcaGCTAGAGGAAGAATTATACACCTAaggattttgaaaatgaaatgaaaaagatattggtttgcattatttttttgtatgatACAAACTCATCTCGATTcgtttatttatgttttttttaaaaaaaaaattaaataagactTGAAGATTTGTGTGTGGTTAGTCAACCATAACACTCGTCACACACAAAGAGAACAGTCTGATACACAATGCATTTTTcgtttaaaaatttcaaataagggTCACATCCTTGTAAAGGGTGTAATTTAAGCAGCAAAACACTCACCGCACAAAAAATGACAATTCAGTACAAAATGTATCCCATGTTCGGAGTTCAGAAAAGGGTTGCATCCTCGTTCTGAGAGGGTGCAATGTAAACATCTTACTTAGATGAAAACATTAATGATTGATCCCACGACTCGAACATGTATTCTATAGCATCACAACACTCACCGCATCGCGTTCACAAGGTTCAAAAGGAGGTTGCATCCTCATTCTAAAAAGGTGCATTGTAAGCATCTTATGATGCAAACATTAGTGGCTCATTCCACAACTAGAACTTGTTATAGCATCACAATGCTCACCACATAAAAAGAGGATAGTCTAATGCACGATATATCCTGCGTTCACATAGTTACGAAAAGAGTCTCATTGCGAAAGGGTTGGGTGTAACATAAGCATCATACTCTGAAGCAAAAAATTTACCCAAAGACCATTTTCAGAAAATAGTCGATACACCACTTGCACAACTAAAACGAAAAACTGCACAATAACCTAAGTTTACCTCAACATAGTCAGATGATTTTACTATGATTTGTGTTCACCCAACTTCTTGTCAAAGAGGGAGACTGTTCACAGCGGTACCTTTCTAGTTTTTCGAAAAACTACATAACATATCACTAATTGCTTATATCCGTCGGTCCTGATAGTGAGCTAGCTCCTTTCAGAAGTGCACACAATCCTTAGGTTGCGATGTAAGCTTACTAAAGAATTCTGAGCAATGGTGAAAGTAACAACTAACCATGTCCTCCTTGACAACGAGGTAAACTCCCATCATGCCAATGGATTCAGACTGAATGTACTCGAGATATCTGGGATTCTGTGTCAATACAATGAGTGAATTTCAGAATGGCTACAGCAAAAAATCAATTAGATGCATATATTGGCAACAATGTAACTGGATTATACAAACACAACATGCTTGTTGAACTACGAGCCTTTCATGTTGGACTAATCAGGGTTTATAACCTTTTTCAACTTGCAATATATAGAAACAGATTCTAAGGAAATCATTAACATGTTGCAGCAAGGAAACAATTGCTACTCTCATTTAATTGATAACAGCAGGTACTTGATGCATAAACTGCGGCAGCATTCACCATGCACGCATTCAGAGAATGCAAATGGAGTGGCCGATGGCTTTGCGAAGCATGGAGCAAGGATGAATATTAATGAAAACTCGATGTGCTATATCATGTGcgacctttttttttgttgtttctactTTTATCGATGACTACATGGGGTCTGGATACTTCAGAAAGGTGAAAACTATGAAATGTCATTTAGTAAGTGTTAATTTAAGTATCTATTTTCACCACATACAAACAGTTTCATGGTAGTTTTAAGTCAAATAAACTACTTTTACAAGGCAAATGCATTGAAGTTTAGAGAAAACAAGATGATAGAACATAGAAATTACATAAAACAATATATCTTCATAGTGATTGATTACAGTCCAGAATATACAAAACAACAGTTCAGTggtaaaaataatgaaattcgaAATCACAAACTGAAACCTGTAACATGAAATGGAATAAGAAAGAACATATTTGTAAtaacttttcttaaattcttcttGTCAAGGTATCATTACACTTAAtcattcatataatatatatctgcttgatttttatttgcattTACATCTGCAAACTcatccccccaccccccaccccaagCATGCATCTACAATTCATACACGTAGGTTATCATCAATGATTAAATCTACCTGAATTCTAAGTATATAGAGCAGCCATGGTCAACACAACTCTATGCATTTACTTCAACAAAATTATCACCTATTACCAAAGAAACTGCCAACTTCCTTCCTATGTCAAATTCTAAATCTTCTGTACTCTACGAGCAAATAAAATGAAGAGCAAATCCCTCTATTGAACCAACATATGGACAGTATAAAAGACATTAGATTACTGTGGCAAGTACGCCAGATGCAGTCATCAGTCCAAAAGCATTAAATCATCAATCACCCATAAAAGAAGCATCTAATCAAGATTGTACatgcagaatttttttttaaaaaaaaacatttactcCAGAAACACATAAGCGATGAAATTCTTGGTGGATGGGGAATATAACTTTGAAGGGGCAGAGATAGAATTAGTCAtacaaatttcaacaaaatattataaaactaaACCTGAGAAAAAGTTCAATGGAGGATCTTACCATTCAACACCTGCTCCAATATCAAAAAGGTAAACATAAACTGCAGGTTGTTCATTGCGGTCTTCGCATTTTTATATTCACAGGAATTTCCCTGTAGGACTGAACTCTCTTAGCTGCCTCCCTTGATGGCCTACCCAGAGATGCTCTTCCGAAGGGTGTAGGTTCAAACCTCGAAGAAGGGTGTACATCATCGGATGACTTGCATACGGATGCCGAACCATTTTCTTGCACTGGATCACTTAATGAATGCAGAGCACAATTATCTTGTACCTCGAAAGAATCTTCACTGAGTTTCAGCGCCTCAGGTTTAAACCTAGCAGACTGCCTCCTTACGCATGATCTGTAAAGACAACAAATTTGTTAGGAAAATTCTCTTATAAATGTTTAGAATCTGAACTTTAGATAAACCACCACTTTACTCTTCAAGTTAACATGCACAGCCTAACCTTTTATTTGCCGTCTTATCCTCACATTGAACTTGCTCAGAAGAACCCATGCCTATACATCATATAAAAACAATAGCTCCTAAATACTTATTGACAATAAATATCATATCACACCAAGAGGTTACACTCACTCTTTGACTGGGCTCTCTTTTTGAGATTTCTGGCTTTCTCGGTGTCTCCTTTTCTTAATGATAGATCTCCTGCCTCCTCACACTTCATGGGTTTCACCTTATGAATATTGACAGCAAAAGAGTATATTAAAACCGACTCTACGACATTATGGGATTACCAAAATCGACTTATGTACCTCATCATTCAGATCTTGGCACATATTTGTTCTCAATTGCTCCTAATTGAACAAGAAAACTTCCTCAGACAAACAGAAAGAATTGACAGTTTTCTACAACAGTACACCCAGTGTATTCCCACAAGTGGAGTCTGGGGATAGTAgagtgtacgcagaccttaACTCCACCTTGTAGAGAGACTGTTTCCAATAGATCCTCGGCTCAAAGGAAAACATATCAAAGcagatagaaaaaataaaagggaaatgaAGAAATCATGGCAAAATACTAGTAGAAAGCATGACAAAGCATTCTGAAAAGAGAAACAATAACTACAACAAGATAGTGTGATTAACATATTAGAGATGCCAACAATCAATAATTAGACAAAGATGCAGAACTAATTTGAAGATCTCTAAACTGTACTCACTTCTGCTTCAGACTTTCTAACATTAAGTACGCCCTTTATGCATCCAAGCTCATGTTGTAATGTTTTGACCTGATATCAGCCAAAATACCATTTACATAAGCTTATGGGGAAATTTAACATCAAAAGAATATCAGATAAAAGCATCGGATGCTTACCCTatctttatttgaatttaattccTGGCGGAAAcagaagggaaaaaaaaatagttttagcACCATGAAAGGAGATCAAATGTTCAGATAACAAATGAAAACTTTGACGGGCTCAGAAATGGAAGAGATAACAAACCGCAAGCATTTTAGTGTTTGCTTGAGCAAGCAGCTGATTTTGTTGTTGCATTTTCCGCACATTAATTCTCAGTTTCTGCATCTCTACCCCAGTTATTTCAATAATCTTGCTATAGAGAAAGAATCAAGGAACCGAACAACAAATCGCAAGAAAAGAGGCACTAGTACCATTATAACGTACAAAATTGACCCAAAACTATTCGACAACTGGAAAAGTAAGTGTCATTCATCTGCAATTAAAGGATACTTCCTTTCGGCTAACATCTTCATCAACGCCATATTTTCCTGGATCAAAATTTCCAATAAAGCAAATTAAGCTAAACTAAAGCTAAGTCAATATATTTAACACAATAAACCACTAAACAAACACAAAGTGTACCTTCTGGAtcctttctagatactctttcGAAGCAGCTGGGATATGTTCTGGAGTCTTATCTTGTCTAGACAATCTCTTTCGCAACGGTAAGTTACTGATATCAGCAAGCTTTTTCCTTGGACTATTCCTGGTATTAGCCTCCATTGCCTTCACTAATATTGTTTCATTCACCGATTTTCCCCTTCCCTAGACCTTGATTTCTTCGCACGAAACAAATTTTCCTTTagtttaacaaataaaattcaacTAATTTTTCCATAAAAGAGAACTAAAACATCAAGTAACTAGTCCTAAACTAAGATAGAGAATGAGACACCAACAACATCTCCTACAACACGCGAAGAAATACTAAAAGGCACGTGTGAATGTCATTCATCGCGAGACTCCAGACTAAAGGCTAAATTGGCTAAACCATCAGTTAACGAATAAATACGAGCAATAGAGACCACCCAATACCTAGCAAGGAGGTGACGaatgcagtagacgaaaaaattCAACTCTTTAGCAACTGACAATCTAACAACTAAgattaaatcaataattataacaaataaaggAATTTGTACTGAGATTTACAACATCTGATAATCACTTCATAGCTTATAACATTAATATTCCCTACTTAATCATGCAGTTCTGCGCTATAGGGTTTCAGATAATCAGCAACAAAAAATCGAATACAAAATGCGCAAAATAGGAATGCAAATTAGGGATTTAGTCAAATTGAGGAGAGGATGAAGAAACTTACAAGTCGATTTCACCGGAACCTCGCCGCCGAGGGCTGTAAACTTCACCGTCGAATGGCTGTAAACTTCACCGCCGAAATGCAATTTGAAACTTGGGGCCGAATGTCAGTCGGACTTTGGGTCCTTATTCACGATCCATTTGGCTACCtgtttaaaacatatttaatttttaaaaatttacctCCCGCTCCGtctctccctttttttttttatagatagatagatagatatagtGGCGGAGCAACATACATCTGAGGGTATAGATTGACACCCTTTTGTCGCGtagttagataaaaaaaataaatttgatgtgtgtgtatatatatatatatatatcgcaTATTGTCTCTTTTTGATTTTATGCaatttcacttttttatattttgacacCTTTTAGTCAAAATTCTGACTTTGTTACTGTGTATACATCAATGAATGTATCAACGTAGATTTTGATACTTGATATACATGTATTTATGTGTGAATACACTAAATATTTGATACCAGATACactaataatattgatattgaaTACAcaagataaattaattatcattacGTAAATACATGCAATTGATATTGGATGCactgatattttaaaaatttaatgaaactCATATACGTAACGAAATATAGGTATTGATACACAGAAAAGTGAGAGACTAGAGAGTCCGGCGAGCAAGGAAGAGAGGTCAACAAGAaagggagagaggcgagtgagagtgTATCACACATGAAATAAAAtgtatctaaaataaattatgccTAATTTGACTCACATTTATTTGAGATGTATATATTTGACATGTCATATACATGTATTcaaaataatgtttttcttGTAGAAAATATGATCAACGGATAATAAACACCAAAAATAATGTGTTTTGTATTGCTTCCTCGGTTTAAAAACTTCTTACATGactatttgtgtattttttgcTCAATTCAGGCCCATATATTTGGAATATGtagaagggaaatttttcaaaatgtcaatattttagcatttaagaggactcattagcaacaacttcaatatttagtaaaaatgtcattttagtttgttatgtgtgtttttattatttatttttatttaaagaatataattatttaataacaaatagGAGAAAATTAGGTggggaatatttcaaaaaaaggcaagcatccttaattttctcatcagttatattttcaaataaaatttaaatttttttttctccagaatttttacctttttaaaattatattcattccacaatatattcttatatttattatagttttttattagtttgtattcattccaataggtatgccgaatttatctatatagtcatttaagaaatatatttgtatttttacatattt
The DNA window shown above is from Solanum lycopersicum chromosome 11, SLM_r2.1 and carries:
- the LOC101264280 gene encoding SHUGOSHIN 2 — translated: MEANTRNSPRKKLADISNLPLRKRLSRQDKTPEHIPAASKEYLERIQKENMALMKMLAERNKIIEITGVEMQKLRINVRKMQQQNQLLAQANTKMLAELNSNKDRVKTLQHELGCIKGVLNVRKSEAEEQLRTNMCQDLNDEVKPMKCEEAGDLSLRKGDTEKARNLKKRAQSKSMGSSEQVQCEDKTANKRSCVRRQSARFKPEALKLSEDSFEVQDNCALHSLSDPVQENGSASVCKSSDDVHPSSRFEPTPFGRASLGRPSREAAKRVQSYREIPVNIKMRRPQ